In one Myxococcus xanthus genomic region, the following are encoded:
- a CDS encoding RNA polymerase sigma factor has product MVSLPSDVLERLREDLARAVARVCPPRMADRRDDLVQTAMMRVMELQRREPDRSRLTPAYLYRVAYTALVDELRNVSRRREVQLEEVESLSEPPVASSDPEKAAGGSQIAQAVRDCLRKLVQDRRLAVTLFLQGHSVPESARLLGWDDKRTENLIYRGLAALRLCLSTKGFEP; this is encoded by the coding sequence ATGGTCTCTCTCCCCTCGGACGTGCTGGAGCGGCTGCGAGAGGACCTGGCCCGTGCGGTGGCCCGGGTGTGTCCGCCTCGGATGGCCGATCGCCGCGATGACCTGGTGCAGACGGCCATGATGCGCGTCATGGAGTTGCAGCGGCGCGAGCCGGACCGCAGCCGGTTGACCCCCGCCTACCTGTATCGCGTCGCATACACGGCGCTGGTGGACGAGTTGCGCAACGTGTCACGCCGCCGTGAGGTCCAACTGGAAGAGGTGGAGTCGCTGTCCGAGCCGCCGGTGGCATCGAGCGACCCGGAGAAGGCCGCGGGCGGCTCCCAGATTGCCCAGGCCGTGCGCGACTGTCTGCGCAAGCTGGTCCAGGACCGTCGGCTGGCGGTGACGCTGTTCCTGCAGGGCCACAGCGTGCCGGAGTCCGCGCGGTTGTTGGGCTGGGACGACAAGCGCACCGAGAACCTCATCTACCGCGGCCTGGCCGCGCTGCGCCTGTGCCTCTCCACGAAGGGATTCGAGCCGTGA
- a CDS encoding alpha/beta hydrolase: MTRPTSSTDFDPHLAPLLPPLKGYLPLQMTLEQLEHFRRLSHVTRDTLIGDAQVSCVDYSIPGYQGAEIVVSVIARQGHSVPGPAVYHIHGGGMVMGTRFAGAKPLVEWALRHDAVCVTVEYRLAPEHPAPTLVEDCYAGLAWMAAHADMLRFDPNQLVIFGGSGGGGLAAGTTLLARDRQGPRLLGQLLQCPMLDDRNETESAHRYDGVGVWDRTSNLTAWRAVLGDRCGGPEVSPYSAPARASDLSGLPPTFIDVGGAETFRDEAVAYARGILAAGGECELHVWGGAFHGFYDIAPQSDLARACIAARDAWIARMFARGAMSPCPP; the protein is encoded by the coding sequence ATGACTCGCCCGACCTCATCGACGGACTTCGATCCACACCTGGCCCCGCTCCTCCCGCCGCTGAAGGGGTATCTGCCCTTGCAGATGACGTTGGAGCAGCTCGAGCACTTCCGCCGGTTGAGCCACGTGACCCGGGACACGCTGATTGGCGACGCGCAGGTCAGCTGCGTTGACTACAGCATCCCCGGGTACCAGGGCGCCGAAATCGTGGTCTCGGTCATTGCCCGGCAAGGCCACTCGGTTCCCGGTCCCGCCGTCTATCACATCCATGGCGGCGGCATGGTGATGGGCACCCGCTTCGCGGGGGCGAAGCCGCTCGTGGAGTGGGCGCTCCGCCATGATGCGGTCTGCGTCACCGTCGAGTACCGGCTGGCGCCCGAGCATCCAGCGCCCACCCTGGTGGAGGACTGCTACGCCGGCCTGGCGTGGATGGCGGCGCACGCGGACATGCTCCGGTTTGATCCGAATCAGCTGGTCATCTTCGGCGGGAGCGGCGGCGGAGGGCTCGCGGCGGGCACCACGCTTCTGGCTCGGGACCGGCAGGGCCCTCGGCTGCTGGGCCAACTTCTGCAATGCCCGATGCTGGATGACCGGAACGAGACGGAATCCGCGCACCGATACGATGGCGTCGGCGTCTGGGACCGCACCAGCAATCTGACCGCATGGAGAGCCGTGCTGGGAGACCGCTGTGGAGGCCCCGAGGTGTCTCCGTATTCCGCACCCGCGCGAGCATCGGACTTGAGCGGACTGCCGCCCACCTTCATCGACGTCGGAGGAGCGGAGACGTTTCGAGATGAAGCTGTCGCCTATGCCCGCGGAATCCTGGCGGCGGGTGGGGAGTGCGAGCTGCACGTCTGGGGCGGAGCCTTCCATGGCTTCTATGACATCGCGCCGCAGTCCGACCTGGCGCGCGCATGCATCGCGGCACGCGACGCGTGGATTGCACGGATGTTCGCCCGCGGCGCCATGAGCCCGTGCCCTCCGTAA
- a CDS encoding ammonia-forming cytochrome c nitrite reductase subunit c552 yields MTEPEKQRRFSGVKLVIAVAVAAALAAAGVTALLVNIMERKQEAKNPFYRVVELDDTITDPEVWGRNFPLQYDSYKRTVDQQRTRYGGSEAVARTPSQADPRTVVAQSRLEEDPRLVTMWSGYAFATDFREERGHAHMLDDQVYTERQHVTQQPGTCIHCHASVYVPYKKLGDGDLIKGFEKMNQMPFMEARKLVEHPVSCIDCHDPTTMQLRVTRPGFIEGIAALKASQGVPNFRVNQDATRQEMRTYVCGQCHVEYYFKGKEKRLTYPWAKGINIDQIMAYYDEDGHSDWTHELTGAKVLKAQHPEFEMYNQGIHAKSGVACADCHMPFMREGAMKVSDHQVRSPLLNINRACQTCHKWSEAELLQRAETIQTRTFETRNIAMDALVDLIHDIEAAQKAGQSEEALAKARDLQKRAQFYLDFVEAENSMGFHADQEAVRILSNSINFSRLGQNALRPSGGASTSPTTRPQGAPAPLTPVSTDGAGETQQGSK; encoded by the coding sequence ATGACCGAGCCCGAGAAGCAACGGCGCTTCAGCGGCGTCAAGCTGGTGATTGCCGTGGCGGTGGCCGCCGCTCTGGCCGCCGCTGGCGTCACCGCGCTCCTGGTCAACATCATGGAGCGCAAGCAGGAGGCGAAGAATCCCTTCTACCGGGTGGTGGAGCTGGACGACACCATCACCGACCCCGAGGTGTGGGGACGGAACTTCCCGCTTCAGTACGACAGCTACAAGCGCACCGTGGACCAGCAGCGCACCCGTTACGGCGGCAGTGAAGCCGTGGCGCGCACGCCGTCCCAGGCGGACCCACGCACCGTCGTCGCGCAGAGCCGGCTCGAGGAGGACCCTCGGCTGGTGACGATGTGGAGCGGCTACGCCTTCGCCACGGACTTCCGCGAGGAGCGCGGCCACGCGCACATGCTGGACGACCAGGTCTACACCGAGCGCCAGCACGTGACGCAGCAGCCGGGCACCTGCATCCACTGCCACGCCAGCGTGTACGTGCCCTACAAGAAGCTCGGCGACGGCGACCTCATCAAGGGCTTCGAGAAGATGAACCAGATGCCCTTCATGGAGGCGCGCAAGCTGGTGGAGCACCCCGTCTCATGCATCGACTGCCACGACCCCACCACGATGCAGCTGCGCGTGACGCGGCCTGGCTTCATCGAGGGCATCGCCGCGCTCAAGGCCAGCCAGGGCGTGCCCAACTTCCGGGTGAATCAGGACGCGACGCGCCAGGAGATGCGCACGTACGTGTGCGGGCAGTGCCACGTCGAGTACTACTTCAAGGGCAAGGAGAAGCGCCTCACGTACCCCTGGGCCAAGGGCATCAACATCGATCAGATCATGGCCTACTACGACGAGGACGGACACTCCGACTGGACGCACGAGCTCACGGGCGCCAAGGTGCTGAAGGCGCAGCACCCCGAGTTCGAGATGTACAACCAGGGCATCCACGCGAAGAGCGGCGTGGCCTGCGCGGACTGCCACATGCCGTTCATGCGCGAGGGGGCGATGAAGGTCAGCGACCACCAGGTGCGCAGCCCGCTGCTGAACATCAACCGCGCGTGCCAGACGTGCCACAAGTGGAGCGAGGCGGAGCTGCTCCAGCGCGCGGAGACCATCCAGACGCGCACCTTCGAGACGCGGAACATCGCCATGGATGCGCTGGTGGACCTCATCCATGACATCGAGGCCGCGCAGAAGGCGGGGCAGTCCGAGGAGGCGCTCGCCAAGGCGCGCGACCTGCAGAAGCGCGCTCAATTCTACCTGGACTTCGTGGAGGCGGAGAACTCCATGGGCTTCCACGCGGACCAGGAGGCGGTGCGCATCCTGAGCAACTCCATCAACTTCTCACGCCTGGGCCAGAACGCGCTGCGTCCCAGTGGTGGCGCCTCCACCAGCCCCACCACGCGGCCTCAAGGCGCTCCGGCGCCGCTGACGCCCGTGTCCACGGATGGCGCGGGTGAGACGCAGCAGGGCTCGAAGTAG
- a CDS encoding DUF2147 domain-containing protein: MNATRWFGLASLTLLLASNAFAEDKAPAATNAAVGRWTTIDDETKKPKSVIAIYEENGKLYGKIEKLFREPKEEQNPLCDKCEGSLKNQPIIGMTILRDLKKDDDEWSGGSILDPANGKTYKCKVAVEDGGKKLKVRGYVGMSLLGRTQYWVRAE; encoded by the coding sequence ATGAACGCAACCCGCTGGTTTGGACTCGCTTCCCTGACCCTGCTGCTGGCCTCGAACGCCTTCGCCGAGGACAAGGCCCCCGCCGCGACCAATGCCGCCGTCGGCCGGTGGACGACCATCGATGACGAGACGAAGAAGCCCAAGTCCGTCATCGCCATCTACGAGGAGAACGGCAAGCTGTACGGGAAGATCGAGAAGCTCTTCCGCGAGCCCAAGGAAGAGCAGAACCCGCTCTGCGACAAGTGCGAGGGCTCGCTGAAGAACCAGCCCATCATCGGGATGACCATCCTTCGCGACCTGAAGAAGGATGATGACGAGTGGTCCGGCGGGAGCATCCTCGACCCGGCGAATGGCAAGACCTACAAGTGCAAGGTCGCCGTCGAGGATGGGGGCAAGAAGCTGAAGGTCCGCGGCTACGTCGGCATGTCGCTGCTGGGCCGCACCCAGTACTGGGTGCGCGCCGAGTAG
- a CDS encoding CHAT domain-containing protein has protein sequence MGAILSVCPALAFSAASGRPQPPSLESCRARFASEPEGREAAMCFYQCAQVTSARDAVVRELTALMERHPEHGWLPLVLGHVGMLSSGKEAEGPYLRAAQTFRRLQDAEGEVLAAINLRAILLAQGRTEEAWDWTRRVVEVASASGRPELHARALIVEASQLYEVELDLGRAFRVLKRAESLVFPDGAEGLKKQYLSVMSTVSERLGRLEEASDVNARLVELTRSTGDLFLEAHARFTLANVTLRRLERDHVPADRARALELARQAMAAAERAGNPTLVARAVRLTADLLGDTPEDRREADALMERCMALAESLDSDERRLACLWTRAERRAGVDPTGAIQDSEASLRLVSEVNDPLFHALALRGRSTVAYRTQPLPQALEHAERALDALEALRQTQSDASSQAELFATWARDYHRLAGWTLEAGGATGKPATLPFREAVSRAFAVSERLRARTLLDALVAFRARADSGDTPERRAQRSEVQSRLVVVQRQLLDPSLTSAGREAALNELQELEHRERDLRPAPHKSVQEFASLASVEKGLREDEALLVFLVGDDEDLSGTSAGGAWLFVVTGEGTHVHRIPERTRLAAAATLFSGLVERRDDSERGAAVALHAQLLGPALAGLPPTVRRLLLVPDGPLHDLPFAALRERRDGPPLVARYELALVPSASLWRHWHGEAPFTPIGDALVLADPEWALKQRGARPAARSRAGIFDEAAQLGALPEARREGLGVERELRGTRVVPRLLVGTEASERALKRADLPLLRVLHLAAHAVVDAEAPERSALVLAPGSEDEDGILQPREIIQLRLDGALVVLSACRSASGAVLPGEGVLSLARAFFEAGSSAVVASLWPLRDEEAADLVEHFYRHLAKGLSVSAALRAAQLEAIDAGLPPAAWAGLVVLGDAALVVAAPREDGAPMVSGLAGALVIVAAFLGLLALRRWGRSSSERSTPVRRAGDARGHRFSGR, from the coding sequence ATGGGGGCCATTCTCTCGGTGTGTCCGGCCCTGGCCTTCTCCGCGGCGTCAGGCCGCCCCCAGCCTCCCTCGCTCGAGTCGTGCCGGGCGCGCTTCGCCTCGGAGCCAGAGGGCCGGGAGGCGGCGATGTGCTTCTACCAGTGTGCCCAGGTCACTTCCGCTCGTGACGCTGTGGTGCGCGAGCTGACGGCCTTGATGGAGCGTCACCCTGAGCATGGCTGGCTGCCCCTGGTGCTCGGGCATGTCGGGATGCTGTCCAGCGGCAAGGAGGCGGAAGGTCCCTATCTTCGCGCGGCGCAGACGTTCCGCCGGCTCCAGGATGCGGAGGGCGAGGTGCTGGCGGCCATCAACCTGCGCGCCATCCTCTTGGCTCAAGGACGAACCGAGGAGGCCTGGGATTGGACGCGGCGCGTGGTGGAGGTGGCGAGCGCCTCCGGTCGGCCGGAGCTCCACGCACGCGCGCTCATCGTCGAGGCCAGCCAGCTTTATGAGGTGGAGCTCGACCTGGGCCGGGCCTTCCGTGTGCTCAAGCGAGCCGAGTCGCTCGTCTTCCCGGACGGCGCGGAAGGGCTGAAGAAGCAGTACCTGTCCGTCATGAGTACGGTGAGCGAGCGGCTGGGCCGGTTGGAGGAGGCCTCGGACGTCAATGCCCGGCTGGTGGAGTTGACCCGGAGCACTGGCGACCTCTTCCTGGAAGCGCATGCGCGCTTCACGCTCGCCAACGTCACGCTGCGGCGGCTCGAGCGTGACCATGTGCCGGCGGACCGGGCGCGAGCGTTGGAGTTGGCGCGGCAGGCCATGGCCGCCGCGGAGAGGGCGGGGAACCCAACGCTGGTGGCCCGGGCGGTGCGTCTCACGGCGGACCTGTTGGGAGACACCCCCGAGGATCGCCGTGAGGCGGACGCGCTCATGGAGCGCTGCATGGCGCTCGCGGAGTCGCTGGATTCGGACGAGCGGCGGTTGGCGTGTCTCTGGACGCGCGCGGAGCGGCGGGCAGGCGTGGACCCGACCGGAGCCATTCAGGACTCGGAGGCGTCACTGCGACTGGTCTCCGAAGTAAACGACCCGCTGTTCCATGCGCTGGCCCTTCGAGGCCGCAGCACGGTGGCGTACCGGACACAGCCTTTGCCCCAGGCACTGGAGCATGCCGAGCGCGCCCTGGACGCGCTGGAGGCCCTGCGCCAGACGCAGAGTGACGCCTCCAGCCAGGCGGAGCTGTTCGCGACGTGGGCCCGCGACTACCACCGGCTCGCGGGGTGGACGTTGGAGGCTGGCGGGGCGACGGGCAAGCCCGCTACGCTCCCCTTCAGGGAGGCTGTGTCGCGGGCCTTCGCCGTGAGCGAACGGCTCCGGGCGAGGACGCTGCTCGATGCCCTGGTCGCCTTCCGAGCACGCGCGGACTCCGGGGACACGCCCGAGCGCCGGGCGCAGCGAAGCGAGGTGCAATCGCGGCTGGTGGTGGTCCAACGCCAGCTCTTGGACCCGTCGCTGACGAGCGCTGGACGCGAGGCGGCCCTGAATGAACTCCAGGAGTTGGAGCACCGCGAGCGGGACCTGCGCCCGGCGCCTCACAAGAGTGTGCAGGAGTTCGCCTCACTGGCGTCCGTGGAGAAGGGGCTGAGGGAGGACGAAGCGCTGCTGGTCTTCCTCGTGGGGGACGACGAGGACCTCTCCGGAACGTCGGCGGGTGGTGCGTGGCTGTTCGTGGTGACAGGGGAGGGAACCCACGTCCATCGCATCCCCGAGCGCACGCGGCTCGCGGCGGCGGCCACGCTGTTCTCCGGGCTCGTCGAGCGCAGGGATGACTCCGAGCGCGGTGCGGCGGTGGCGCTTCATGCGCAGTTGCTCGGCCCGGCGCTCGCGGGATTGCCACCCACGGTTCGGCGGCTGCTGTTGGTTCCGGACGGGCCGCTGCATGACCTGCCCTTCGCCGCGCTGCGGGAGCGTCGGGACGGGCCACCCCTGGTCGCTCGCTACGAACTGGCCCTGGTGCCCTCGGCGAGCTTGTGGCGGCACTGGCACGGGGAGGCCCCATTCACGCCTATCGGTGATGCACTGGTGCTGGCGGACCCTGAGTGGGCCCTGAAACAGAGGGGGGCGCGGCCTGCGGCGCGCTCTCGGGCTGGAATCTTCGACGAGGCCGCGCAGCTCGGCGCGCTGCCCGAGGCTCGTCGCGAAGGGCTCGGGGTGGAGCGGGAGCTTCGAGGCACCCGCGTCGTCCCCCGGCTGCTGGTGGGCACGGAAGCCTCTGAGCGCGCGCTCAAGCGCGCGGACCTGCCGCTGCTCCGGGTTCTGCACCTGGCGGCGCACGCCGTGGTGGACGCCGAAGCGCCGGAGCGCTCCGCGCTCGTGCTCGCCCCGGGCTCGGAGGACGAGGACGGCATTCTCCAGCCGCGCGAAATCATCCAGCTGCGTCTCGATGGCGCGCTGGTGGTGCTGTCCGCGTGCCGCAGCGCCTCCGGAGCGGTGCTGCCGGGAGAGGGCGTGCTGAGCCTCGCACGGGCCTTCTTCGAGGCAGGCTCGAGCGCGGTGGTGGCCAGCTTGTGGCCGTTGCGCGACGAGGAAGCGGCGGACCTGGTGGAGCATTTCTACCGGCACCTGGCCAAGGGCTTGAGTGTCTCCGCGGCGCTGCGGGCCGCACAGCTCGAGGCCATCGACGCGGGGCTTCCACCCGCGGCCTGGGCAGGGCTGGTGGTGCTCGGCGATGCCGCGCTGGTGGTCGCCGCGCCTCGCGAGGATGGTGCGCCCATGGTGTCTGGACTGGCTGGGGCGCTTGTCATTGTCGCGGCGTTCCTCGGGCTCCTCGCGTTGCGGCGCTGGGGCCGTTCAAGCTCCGAACGTTCCACGCCAGTGAGGCGCGCGGGAGATGCCCGAGGTCACCGATTCAGCGGTCGATGA
- a CDS encoding biotin transporter BioY codes for MSVYPSGAPCPRGVRFWRLRLTLAATARHCPRVLADALARSRAHDVALVLGGALLTAGLAQVSISVPGSPVPITGQSLGVIVAAAALGPVRGMAAQFLYLLMGAVGLPFFAEGASGLERILGATGGYLVGFVPAAFLVGLAAQRGFDRRPWTALPLFAVGQLAVFAVGLPWLVLSARLGVAKALGVGFTPFLPGGLLKAAIAAVLLPLAWRLVGPRKV; via the coding sequence ATGAGCGTGTACCCCAGCGGCGCGCCGTGTCCTCGCGGTGTCCGATTCTGGAGGCTCCGCCTGACGCTCGCCGCCACTGCCCGCCACTGCCCCCGCGTGCTCGCCGATGCGCTCGCGCGTTCCCGGGCCCACGACGTGGCGCTCGTGCTCGGCGGCGCGCTGCTCACGGCGGGGCTCGCGCAGGTCTCAATATCGGTACCAGGTTCACCTGTTCCCATCACGGGTCAGTCCCTGGGCGTCATCGTCGCTGCCGCGGCGCTCGGCCCCGTGCGAGGCATGGCCGCGCAGTTCCTGTACCTCCTGATGGGCGCGGTGGGCCTGCCGTTCTTCGCGGAGGGCGCCAGCGGCCTGGAACGCATCCTGGGAGCAACCGGTGGATACCTGGTCGGCTTCGTTCCAGCCGCCTTCCTGGTGGGACTGGCGGCGCAGCGTGGATTCGACCGGCGGCCGTGGACCGCGCTGCCGCTCTTTGCCGTGGGGCAGTTGGCCGTCTTCGCGGTCGGCCTGCCCTGGCTTGTCCTGTCCGCCCGGCTCGGCGTGGCCAAGGCTCTTGGCGTCGGCTTCACACCCTTCCTTCCTGGAGGGCTCCTCAAGGCCGCCATCGCCGCCGTGCTGCTGCCCCTCGCGTGGCGGCTGGTGGGGCCGCGCAAGGTCTGA
- a CDS encoding WD40/YVTN/BNR-like repeat-containing protein, with amino-acid sequence MTGLAGALLAVVVAAASGSALVPVSGGNALTLPAQRHIVRIETGSSRPPTWLVAIQHGGVDGKGLVLYRSEDALRTLRRVGDIQPNAAHTDRAELLAVGMDVALVYSYEGPQLAASSQHDVYFQWWRYQPGADTWAPEPAVRVFDADASTAYSRALLARDSQGRLWVQAFRLELDGGATAVVSVSTNGGQHFGSTQALDKVRRRGGGRLLSLGTKLVFLYGMHDGWEPARMRIRSDSDPEGTWAPVRQAFSDGIYHGAALSAVADGKDGMHLVYKDELEQLYYRHFDGNSFGFRVLVESSSDWATQPAITRIGDTLYVFYNRVRTLNANYELRVRTVGEDGTLGSAVTLDGDATFKGYLNAVDVLPEGSGEVPCLFGEAVDAGSRGWVSRVSLVLDEAPPPDPDPGPGPGPGPGPGPGPGPGPGPFVLELVRSHSTHELLAVDGAGTLYGIPAEGPRSRLMASTDGGRTFSDRGQRGGNLWTVAAMEGGTLLSVASHSGEYVLQRSTDGGMTWGNPLRLGTYRARGPQSFARLGSTWFFLEYQTFTSAAVPLRLWASTDGGATWSVRSMFTAQRHGDALVADPATGTLWATMGSSEAQAAVLRSTDGGRTWTSLLRGYEANAQTGVVHTGGALLFGQSTLFEPEHPKLLSLSPEGTVSSLMELPGPAYSLTAVPGGGWVMGTAWSRHGDVHASGDVFARLFISEDGVTWQESRRFERMSGADLTRADVWGTLPSGELVVRVEDASGFGSAGVGFQVLRVKR; translated from the coding sequence ATGACGGGATTGGCTGGTGCCTTGCTCGCCGTGGTGGTGGCGGCGGCGAGTGGATCGGCGTTGGTGCCGGTGAGCGGGGGCAATGCCCTGACGCTCCCGGCCCAGCGCCACATTGTTCGTATCGAAACCGGAAGCAGTCGTCCGCCGACGTGGCTGGTGGCCATCCAGCACGGGGGCGTGGACGGCAAGGGGCTGGTGCTCTACCGCTCCGAGGACGCACTGCGAACACTGCGGCGGGTGGGGGACATCCAGCCCAACGCCGCGCACACGGACCGGGCGGAACTGCTGGCCGTCGGCATGGATGTGGCACTTGTCTACTCCTACGAGGGGCCACAACTCGCGGCATCCAGTCAGCACGACGTCTACTTCCAGTGGTGGCGCTATCAGCCCGGGGCGGATACCTGGGCGCCGGAACCCGCGGTGCGGGTGTTCGACGCGGACGCCAGCACGGCCTACTCACGGGCCTTGCTGGCGCGAGACTCGCAGGGACGGCTGTGGGTGCAGGCCTTCCGTCTGGAGCTCGACGGCGGCGCCACGGCGGTGGTGTCCGTGTCCACGAATGGGGGGCAGCACTTCGGTTCGACTCAGGCGCTAGACAAGGTCCGCCGGCGGGGTGGGGGACGGTTGCTCAGCCTGGGGACGAAGCTCGTCTTTTTGTACGGAATGCATGACGGCTGGGAGCCCGCGCGCATGCGCATCCGCTCCGACTCGGACCCGGAGGGCACGTGGGCGCCGGTGCGCCAGGCTTTCTCCGACGGCATCTACCATGGCGCGGCGTTGAGCGCGGTGGCGGATGGGAAAGACGGCATGCACCTCGTCTACAAGGATGAGCTGGAGCAGCTCTACTACCGGCACTTCGACGGGAACAGCTTCGGTTTTCGGGTGCTGGTAGAGAGCAGCTCGGACTGGGCGACCCAGCCTGCCATCACCCGCATCGGCGATACGTTGTATGTCTTCTACAACCGGGTGCGGACGCTCAACGCGAACTACGAGCTGCGCGTGCGCACGGTGGGCGAGGATGGAACGCTTGGGAGCGCGGTGACGCTCGACGGGGATGCGACGTTCAAGGGTTATCTCAACGCCGTGGATGTCCTGCCGGAGGGCAGCGGCGAGGTGCCCTGCCTCTTTGGTGAGGCGGTGGACGCGGGCTCGCGGGGCTGGGTATCGCGGGTATCGCTGGTGCTCGATGAAGCGCCTCCGCCGGACCCGGACCCGGGGCCGGGGCCTGGGCCTGGGCCGGGGCCGGGGCCTGGGCCTGGGCCGGGGCCGGGTCCTTTCGTCCTGGAGCTCGTGCGCTCCCATTCCACGCACGAACTGCTCGCGGTGGACGGGGCCGGCACGCTGTACGGCATTCCCGCTGAGGGCCCGCGTTCGCGGTTGATGGCGAGCACGGACGGTGGGCGCACCTTTTCGGATCGAGGGCAGCGGGGTGGCAACCTGTGGACGGTGGCGGCGATGGAGGGGGGGACGCTCCTGTCGGTGGCCAGTCACAGCGGAGAGTATGTCCTCCAGCGCTCCACGGATGGGGGGATGACGTGGGGGAACCCGCTGCGCCTCGGTACGTATCGTGCGCGGGGGCCCCAGAGCTTCGCGCGCTTGGGGAGCACGTGGTTCTTCCTCGAGTACCAGACCTTTACCTCGGCCGCCGTGCCGCTTCGGCTATGGGCCTCCACGGACGGCGGGGCCACGTGGTCCGTGCGCTCCATGTTCACGGCGCAACGGCACGGCGATGCCCTGGTGGCGGACCCGGCGACGGGAACGCTGTGGGCGACCATGGGGAGCAGCGAGGCGCAGGCAGCAGTGCTTCGTTCCACGGATGGGGGGCGGACCTGGACGTCACTGTTGCGTGGCTATGAGGCCAATGCCCAGACGGGGGTGGTGCACACAGGCGGGGCACTCCTCTTCGGCCAGTCAACGTTGTTCGAGCCCGAGCACCCGAAGCTCCTGAGCCTGTCCCCGGAGGGGACCGTGAGTTCGCTGATGGAGCTGCCGGGGCCGGCGTACTCGCTCACCGCGGTGCCCGGGGGCGGGTGGGTGATGGGCACGGCGTGGTCCCGCCATGGGGACGTCCATGCGTCCGGTGATGTGTTCGCGCGACTCTTCATCAGCGAAGACGGCGTGACGTGGCAGGAGTCACGCAGGTTCGAGCGGATGAGCGGTGCGGACCTGACGCGCGCGGATGTCTGGGGCACGTTGCCATCCGGAGAGCTGGTGGTGCGCGTGGAGGATGCAAGCGGCTTCGGGAGCGCGGGCGTGGGCTTCCAGGTGCTTCGCGTCAAGCGTTGA